The Glycine soja cultivar W05 chromosome 15, ASM419377v2, whole genome shotgun sequence region GATTGTGAGTGCATAATCAATTTTCCAAaccattaaattatataatgctaaattttaattacttaaatttcaaaattaaatatgaaacgGATAAAACAGCAAAATATGAATACCCATCAGCTTCAACACAAATGACATTCATTTTAGTCTTCTTCCCATCCTTATCCAGTTTTCTCTCAAGTCTGAAATTGTGAATGCACTACAACATATTTTGACCTTACCCACTAAGTCATCTGTGTCATAACCTTCACCCATCACCGTAGAAATACTTACGAAATCATATAACTTTGCAGGAATAACACTGCTTGCGACCTTAAAAACCTTGGTTGAAAAAAGAAAGTTGATCTTGTACTTATGGTGACTGGTTTTGTAAGTATAGAAGTGTAGAGAAGATGTGTGttgttatcatttatttataatcataggTATAAGATAATtaaggaaacaaagaaaaatgagatatgTTCAGATATACCCAATTTTCCTATTACATTCAATCACATCAAATCCTATATTTAACATTTTCCATCAAGCTCGAGCATATATGTCATATGCACCTAACTTtttacaaatataatcaaagcgAGACTGCTTGAGAGATTTAGTGAACAAATCTGTCAGTTGGTCACTAAAGCTCGTATGATCCTGCATAAGTTCAATTACTTCAAGTATCTTTACAATGGATGAAAGATAATATCTAAAGCAAGACTGAAAAGAATCAAGAAGACATTTCAAAGCTTAGTGATGTAAGTTCACAAACCAAAAATTGTGTTATTTCTAGAACTTGAAGATAAATTTAACAAActtaaagataataatttgaAGAGTACAATTAACTAAAAAGCTTATATTCAAGATGCAAATGTGGGCTGAAGTTTATTTGGGTGAATTACATAACTTTTGggcaaaaaaactaattaaggtCCATTTTCTAATTATCctatgaatttttatatttatttatcatgtaaTAATTTAAGATGACTCATGATATGTTTTGGGTCAGGTTTAATGTTTTTTAGGCTTCCTAAGCCATTATATTAGTTAGTGGGGTTTTTATtcctaatagaaaataaatataaatagaatttaatttttattgggaATTAATTCTTAGTGACATATTTAGTGGAAATCCTAacctataaataagaaaaattttgtAGTTTTGAGATAGATTGAGtttgaatgaaaatttgaatttcttcctTTGTGAGAGCTTTCTTTGGATTTTGGACAAAGAATTAAATTTGATCTTATTAAGGTAACTTGTGGCGATCAAACCTATGACTTAtcacttatttatttctttagtGTGACATGagtattcttttttaaataaactaaattaattttcatcttGAGTGTGACATGAGTATTCTTTTCAATCCTTTTTAAATTTGtctaattctaattttatttttatttttttgagaaaacttaaattttcattcaaatttCATCTGCCTAGTTACAAACTTTGAGGCTACAAACTTTCTCCTACTTAGGAGAGGATTTCctctaaataaatttatgagaATCAAATTTACAATTGAAAAGAGGAATAGCCACCCCGAAATTCGCTGGCAAGGCCAACCCAAAAAATTGGTACGATTCTGGAAGCGATAAGATTAGAAAAACAACTCTGCAAATTGCAATGTCATTTCTTTCTATAATCAATTCAACCGAaccatcattttttattatacctACCAATTAACCAAAATATCAGTCGCACAACAGAAAAAATTGATCCAGCTTTATCATCATCATATCCCCAATAGCATgaaaccttttctttttttctctcgttTATCAATCAATAGAATAGAATCGAATAGTGAGGAAATCACAGGCTGTATGTTATACTTTATATCATAGCAGTTAAATACAGAGTCAGGTAATGAGAGGTATCTGAAACAAATACTAATAAGCAATCTCATAGAACATCATTACGCAACCGAAAAAGGCAAAAAGTGAAATCcagaaatataaaagaaaaaaaaaaatacagggttgattgaaaaactgaaaattaaaaatcaaatccaCCAGCATCATCAAAGCCCGCATCATATTCAGCAGCATCAGATACCATGTCTCCGATCAACATTCCACCCAAGGCACCACCAAGCAATCCTGCTCCCAATCCCATTCCAAATTTGTTCTTCTTTGGTTTCTGAGCCTGAGGTGGGTACCCATATCCGGATTGTTGTGGATATCCATAACCCGACTGTTGTGGGTATCCATAACCGGTCTGAGGTGGGTACCCATATGCTGCTTGAGGTGGGTATCCACCATGCACCTGCTGAGGTGGATACCCATATCCCGTCGCCGCATATTGCTGCGGCGGGGGAGGGTGTGGCGTACCATAGGGCATCGAACTGGATCCCGCCCCAGCAGGAGGATAAGCCATCACCGGCTCTTGTCCCGCCTTGGCCGCTTTGGGTGTCTTGGCGGCCGGGGCGGGAACATGTTCGCCGAATTTGTAGGAGAAATTCAAGGATCCCTTGGATTTTCTTGATTGCTTCATCACCTGATAACTGACTTGGCGGAAGGAGCTGTCATCGCCGGGGTTATCCAGGAGTTCCCTGAGAGGAACATGGACGGTGCCGATGACGGTGTCGCCGAGGGTGCGGTCGGAGATGAGCTTGATCTCAAGAGATAAACGATTTTCCTTCGCCAGCGATTCGTTGACAGAGAATTTCACGGGGTAGTTCCACGTGGGGTTGCTGCCGGCGTCTTTGTGGACGTGGGTGGTGGCGCCCTGAGGGTGGAGAGGGTCACCGGAGAGCGAAACGGCGGCGTATACGTCCATCTTGGAGAAGAGATTAACATTCTTGATGTCCTTTGCGGATATGATGTTGAGTTCTAAGGTTCTGTATTCCATGGTCATGGCAGAGAGGAAGAGTTTTTGAGGATTTTGTATAGAACTGAATGAATATATGATCACTGAGGGAGAAAGACTTTGATGGGTTTTGTTTGGAACTGAAACTTGATGGTTATGTATCCTTTGGAACTGAATgaatgactatatatatatatatatatatatatatatatatatatatatatatatatatatatatatatatatataagttcgAGGAATTACAGGGAGAACTTGATATTTAGGAACCTTCTGGGTAGGTAGCtactttaaattattatcattattcacGCGTAttgctatttttaattttagttaatagttcccgtaaaaaaaaaatgttatatttttcctttcatgCCTTATCCCATTTATGAAAGGCGgttttgtactttttttatCTAGTTCATTCATCTTGCTtgatgtttaatatattttactaaatttctgtaaaaaaaaatatttgactaaagattctgtgtaaaaaaaaatatttgactaaATACAAGAGATTGAGAAATAGAAAAGGCAACAATCATAAGAGATAGTATTTTGGTAATGATTTGGTGCATCCTAATGTCGTTTAATGTATTTAAAATAGGCTGgaaaaattcaccaaaaaagCTGGAAAacgtgaaaaaaattaatatgttgaaCTTAAGAAAAATAACAAGCCTTTTATGTTGCAATTGGTGGTTTTACtttgcattattattttttaatttaattatctatttagtctctataatttttaaatttatttgttttagtctttataattaataagtgaatttttttagtcctcaaaatttatattttaatttctaaaagtcTTTGTcgttaaaaaattttaactgTAACAACtttttggaaattaaaatataaattttaagattaaaaagtttaattattaattataaaaactaaaagaaataaatttaaaaattataaagattaaatgaataataaaatttattttttataatgattgaTTACATACCCTAACTTTTTTGAGATAGTATaaactaatattattattttgaactaGAATGTTTTTCAAAGACAttcaataagaatatttttaaagatttgtttttttatgataagGATATAACAATTTATGGATGCaagataatagtataataatagtttaagtacaaaataagttttaattttatccatacatataacataaaaaatcatttaataataataaaataagaaatgttaGCGATATTTTGTTGACActctttttaatacttttttttgtgattgattgaatttttttaaaattattaattttagtatatttatatCTAAATTGGAAGAGAATCATTAAATGATAGGTAAGACTCATTaagattaatcattttttaataaaatttagtcaactataagaaaaatattgaaaagagGATGTCAGATTAGAGTGTAATAATGTTTCTCTCataagatataatataaattatgtttaaatgACAAAACTATTGATATgttaaaattcatataatttctaataattaacttttgattttttaaacaaattacaaaattcataaaaaaaatataatgttaacTAAAGTATAAAAACTCATTATATTTTGTAACAACTTTTcttaagattataaaaaatatttttcttagtaCTATTATTAGTactattattcaaatatttttctttaaaaatattcatttaataatcatttacttttaatattttcattcaaaatataatttaaatttatgagtcaaaattattttatatataaataaagataatatgctgaataaaaaattaatatctatcTACATATATGTAtaagttatataaattaatatattactatgtattatacttattatatataaatatttattaaataaatatataaaaagagggtatatattgaattaagattttaaattattatttttacataaataagtCATGTGAATTTTAAACGACtatataaaaatgtaattatttgtaaaataaaataaaaacttttaattaatatgctggaaaaattcaccaaaaaaagaagaagctgtGGAAaacgtgaaaaaaaattaatatgttgaacttaagaaaaataacaattatggCCTTTAATGTTGCAATTGGTGGTTTTACtttgcattattattttttagtttaattatctatttagttcttataatttctaaatttatttattttaatctctatagttaataagtaaattttttttgtcctcaaaatttatattttagttttcaaaaggTATCTGTCGTTAAAATTTTTAACAGTAATGACCTTTtgggaattaaaatataaattttataataatttatgggCACaagataatagtataataatagCTTAAGtacaaaataagttttaattttatccatacatataacataaaaaatcatttaataataaaaaaataagaaatgctAGCCATATTTTGTTGACACTCTTTTTAACACTCTTTTTTGtgattgattgaattttttaaaaattatcaattttaatatatttatatctaaattagaatagaatCATTAAATGATAGGTGAGACtcattaagattaattatttttaataaaatttagtcaATCATAAGAAAAATGTTGAAAAGAGGATGTCAAAGTGTAATAATGTTTCTCTCataagatataatataaattatgtttaaatgACAAAACTATTGATATgttaaaattcatataatttctaaaaattaacttctgattttttaaacaaattcataaaaaattataatgttaaCTAAAGTATAAAAACTCATTATATTTTGTAACGACTTTTcttaagattataaaaaaaatataagattccATTATTAGTactattattcaaatatttttctttaaaaatattcacttaattttaatattttcattcaaaatataatttaaatttatgagtcaaaattattttatatataaataaagataatatgctgaataaaaaaattaatatctatcTATGTGTATgagttatataaatttatataatactatgtattatacttattatatataaatatataaaaagagggTATATATTGAATtgagattttaaattattatttttacataaataagtcatgtgaattttataattaaggttttgtagtttaaataaaaatttaattatttgtaaaataaaataaaaacttttataattaaggttttgtagtttaaattttaa contains the following coding sequences:
- the LOC114388433 gene encoding protein SRC2 gives rise to the protein MTMEYRTLELNIISAKDIKNVNLFSKMDVYAAVSLSGDPLHPQGATTHVHKDAGSNPTWNYPVKFSVNESLAKENRLSLEIKLISDRTLGDTVIGTVHVPLRELLDNPGDDSSFRQVSYQVMKQSRKSKGSLNFSYKFGEHVPAPAAKTPKAAKAGQEPVMAYPPAGAGSSSMPYGTPHPPPPQQYAATGYGYPPQQVHGGYPPQAAYGYPPQTGYGYPQQSGYGYPQQSGYGYPPQAQKPKKNKFGMGLGAGLLGGALGGMLIGDMVSDAAEYDAGFDDAGGFDF